A single Flavobacteriales bacterium DNA region contains:
- a CDS encoding response regulator transcription factor: MKCLIVDDEPLAIDVIKSHISQSVDLELIGSCNNAIQASEILKSQKIDLMFLDIQMPEITGIDFLKSLENPPLVVFTTAYAEYAIEGFELNAIDYLLKPISKERFDKAIAKANEYFKLKHSDEVDSTELEDDHIFVKANQKLIKVSYDDILYIEAFADYVKIFIPEKRIVTLQTMKRMEKKLPEDKFCRIHRSYIVGLKHIESYNTTEVEINHTKLPIGKNYKDQFMDLMKDNRVL, translated from the coding sequence ATGAAATGTTTGATAGTAGATGATGAGCCGCTGGCCATAGATGTTATAAAAAGTCACATATCACAATCGGTTGATTTGGAGTTGATTGGGAGCTGCAATAATGCTATTCAGGCTTCCGAAATTTTAAAAAGCCAAAAGATTGATTTGATGTTTTTAGATATTCAAATGCCCGAAATTACCGGAATTGATTTCCTAAAATCGCTTGAAAACCCGCCACTTGTGGTTTTTACCACCGCCTATGCAGAATATGCCATTGAGGGTTTTGAACTAAATGCCATTGATTATTTGTTAAAACCCATCTCGAAAGAACGATTTGACAAAGCGATTGCCAAAGCAAATGAATACTTTAAACTAAAACACAGTGATGAAGTGGATAGCACGGAGTTAGAGGATGACCATATTTTTGTAAAAGCCAATCAAAAACTAATAAAAGTGAGTTATGACGACATTTTGTACATAGAGGCCTTTGCTGATTATGTGAAAATATTTATCCCTGAAAAACGAATTGTTACCCTTCAAACGATGAAGAGAATGGAGAAAAAGCTTCCGGAGGATAAATTTTGTAGAATTCACAGATCCTATATTGTTGGGCTGAAACATATTGAATCGTATAATACAACAGAGGTGGAAATAAATCATACCAAATTGCCTATTGGCAAAAACTACAAAGATCAGTTTATGGATTTAATGAAAGATAACAGAGTGTTGTAA